From the genome of Methanothermobacter sp., one region includes:
- a CDS encoding 50S ribosomal protein L31e, whose protein sequence is MERTYIIPLRKVKSVPRTKRAPRAIRFIREFLKKHMKSEDIILDSSINEKVWERGIQKIPPKIKIKAIKEEDGTVKAELAE, encoded by the coding sequence ATGGAGAGAACATATATCATACCATTGAGAAAGGTCAAAAGTGTTCCAAGAACGAAAAGAGCACCCCGAGCAATAAGATTCATCCGTGAATTCCTAAAAAAGCACATGAAATCTGAAGATATAATATTAGACTCATCAATCAATGAAAAAGTATGGGAAAGAGGCATTCAAAAAATCCCACCAAAGATTAAAATAAAAGCCATCAAAGAAGAAGACGGAACAGTTAAAGCAGAACTAGCAGAATAA
- a CDS encoding 50S ribosomal protein L39e: MSRNKHVAKKIRLSKARKQNRRVPVWVLLKTNRKVRTHPKMRHWRRTKLKV, from the coding sequence ATGAGCAGAAACAAACATGTTGCCAAGAAAATAAGACTATCAAAGGCTAGAAAACAGAATAGAAGAGTCCCAGTATGGGTTCTCTTAAAAACAAACCGTAAAGTACGCACCCATCCCAAGATGAGGCATTGGAGAAGAACCAAATTAAAAGTCTAA
- a CDS encoding DNA-binding protein produces the protein MTDIEEIRRRKMLEMQQRAQQQAAEAEKEEQLRRQFEIQKRQLLMKILTPEARSRLANLRLTRPEFVEQIELQLIQLAQAGQIRSKITDKQLKELLRRISGKKRDIRIIRR, from the coding sequence GTGACAGACATAGAAGAGATACGCCGGAGAAAAATGTTAGAAATGCAGCAGAGGGCGCAGCAACAAGCTGCGGAAGCTGAAAAGGAGGAACAATTGCGGCGACAGTTTGAAATACAGAAGAGACAGTTACTCATGAAAATACTAACCCCTGAGGCTAGAAGCAGACTCGCAAACCTAAGGCTTACAAGACCCGAATTCGTTGAACAAATCGAATTACAATTAATACAATTAGCCCAAGCAGGTCAGATACGTTCAAAGATCACGGATAAACAGCTAAAGGAACTTTTAAGGAGAATCAGCGGTAAAAAGAGGGATATAAGGATCATTCGCAGATGA
- a CDS encoding 30S ribosomal protein S19e: protein MTTVYDVPADLLINQVANELRKEKKVKPPEWVPFVKTGVHKERRPDNPDWWYVRAAALLRRVYIDGPIGVNRLRTRYGGKKDRGSRPEKFRRGSGAIIRRALQQLEEAGFIEKVEGGRKITSKGRAFLDKIAYKVKNEVKELEKY, encoded by the coding sequence ATGACCACAGTTTATGATGTGCCAGCAGATTTACTCATAAATCAGGTTGCAAATGAATTACGCAAAGAAAAAAAGGTCAAACCACCAGAATGGGTGCCATTCGTCAAAACAGGCGTCCATAAAGAAAGACGCCCAGACAATCCAGATTGGTGGTATGTAAGGGCTGCAGCACTCCTTAGAAGAGTATACATTGATGGTCCGATAGGTGTGAACAGATTAAGGACAAGATACGGTGGTAAAAAGGATCGAGGTTCAAGGCCTGAAAAATTTAGGAGGGGCAGTGGCGCCATCATAAGAAGGGCTCTTCAACAATTAGAAGAAGCAGGTTTCATAGAAAAGGTTGAAGGTGGGAGGAAAATAACTTCTAAGGGGAGAGCATTCCTTGACAAAATCGCATATAAGGTCAAAAATGAGGTTAAAGAACTCGAAAAATATTAA
- a CDS encoding YhbY family RNA-binding protein, with protein sequence MTPSKKELMRRSLSAITLQIGKAGVNEKVIKEIKRQLKDKELIKIRFAKSISSEKETYINEIIRKTNAKLIDLRGNVAIIFKKKG encoded by the coding sequence ATCACACCTTCAAAAAAAGAGCTAATGAGAAGATCCCTATCGGCAATAACACTACAGATAGGGAAAGCAGGAGTCAATGAGAAGGTTATAAAAGAGATTAAAAGGCAATTAAAGGATAAAGAACTGATAAAGATAAGGTTCGCGAAGAGTATATCTTCTGAAAAGGAAACTTATATTAACGAGATCATCAGAAAAACCAATGCCAAGCTCATAGATTTAAGAGGAAACGTTGCCATAATATTCAAGAAAAAAGGATAG
- a CDS encoding ribonuclease P protein component 4: MPGRRPRWVIRIAKERIDILFQLADREFSKHPERSHRYVELARRISKKYNLRIPRKWKRRFCKSCYRFLKPGYNCKIRLSRGKIHYHCLECGRIMRFPYIREKKIRRRNKIEYHTFKKRANEKIPIGNNTTDRESRSQ, translated from the coding sequence TTGCCGGGGAGAAGGCCACGATGGGTAATAAGGATAGCCAAGGAGAGAATAGACATCCTTTTCCAGTTAGCGGATAGGGAATTCTCGAAGCATCCTGAAAGATCCCATCGTTATGTTGAACTTGCAAGGAGGATCTCGAAAAAATATAATTTGAGAATCCCAAGGAAATGGAAAAGGAGGTTCTGTAAAAGTTGTTACAGGTTCCTGAAGCCTGGTTACAATTGTAAGATAAGATTGTCCAGGGGTAAAATACATTACCACTGCCTAGAATGTGGGAGGATTATGAGATTCCCATATATTCGGGAAAAAAAGATTAGAAGGAGAAATAAAATTGAATATCACACCTTCAAAAAAAGAGCTAATGAGAAGATCCCTATCGGCAATAACACTACAGATAGGGAAAGCAGGAGTCAATGA
- a CDS encoding adenylate kinase family protein, whose amino-acid sequence MKPIICITGTPGVGKTSISHRLSEELDGNLVEVNRLAEEKDLFIGEDPVRGYKIVDIPSLCKEIVNVIDDDSFNIVEGHLSHYCKICDLVIVLRLHPRILFQRLEKRGYDERKVKENVEAEALGVCAYEAYQLHDDMVHEIDTTGLSLDEVLDEIIRVIKGEKPCTFGSVDFVEWFLEEGETF is encoded by the coding sequence ATGAAGCCAATTATATGTATTACAGGAACGCCTGGGGTGGGTAAGACAAGCATATCCCATCGGCTTAGTGAAGAGTTGGATGGGAATCTGGTCGAAGTTAACAGGTTAGCTGAGGAGAAAGATCTTTTCATTGGAGAGGATCCGGTTAGGGGTTATAAGATTGTGGATATACCCTCCCTTTGTAAGGAGATCGTTAATGTTATAGATGATGATTCTTTTAATATCGTGGAGGGTCATTTGTCACATTATTGCAAGATCTGCGATCTCGTAATAGTTTTAAGATTGCATCCGAGGATTTTATTCCAAAGACTGGAAAAGAGAGGATACGATGAGAGGAAGGTGAAAGAGAATGTTGAGGCTGAGGCTCTTGGAGTGTGTGCTTATGAAGCTTACCAGTTACATGATGACATGGTCCATGAAATAGATACCACTGGCTTATCCCTTGATGAAGTATTAGATGAGATTATCAGAGTCATTAAAGGTGAGAAGCCCTGCACATTTGGTAGTGTAGATTTCGTGGAATGGTTCCTTGAAGAAGGGGAAACTTTTTAA
- a CDS encoding sulfide-dependent adenosine diphosphate thiazole synthase, producing the protein MKLDDIKISKAIIEEYMNELVDYLDVDVAIGGGGPSGLTAGYYLSKAGFKVSLFERKLSIGGGMWGGGMMFNKIVVQEAGKEILEGEFGVNCREHEKGYYVADSIEAVSTLCSKACKAGLKIFNLISIEDVMIRDDRITGLVLNWTAVEMAGLHIDPLTIRSKTVIDATGHDCEIVKVVQKKIGPRLMTETGKIMGEKPMWADKGEASLLENTREVYPNLYVAGMASNAVHGSYRMGPIFGGMLLSGKRVADLIMEKLR; encoded by the coding sequence TTGAAGCTGGATGATATAAAAATCTCAAAGGCGATAATAGAAGAATACATGAATGAATTAGTGGATTATCTCGATGTTGACGTGGCTATTGGTGGTGGAGGACCATCAGGGCTCACAGCAGGCTATTACCTGTCCAAGGCCGGATTTAAAGTGAGTCTATTTGAAAGAAAACTCTCAATTGGGGGTGGAATGTGGGGCGGTGGCATGATGTTTAATAAAATAGTGGTCCAAGAGGCTGGAAAAGAAATACTCGAAGGAGAATTTGGAGTGAACTGCAGAGAACACGAAAAAGGCTATTATGTTGCCGATTCCATAGAAGCCGTCTCCACTCTATGTTCAAAGGCTTGCAAGGCCGGTCTTAAAATATTTAACCTGATAAGTATTGAGGACGTTATGATAAGAGATGATAGGATAACAGGCCTAGTACTAAATTGGACTGCAGTAGAGATGGCAGGTTTACACATTGACCCCTTAACTATAAGGTCAAAGACCGTTATAGATGCAACAGGCCATGATTGTGAAATAGTGAAAGTTGTGCAGAAAAAGATAGGCCCAAGGCTGATGACCGAAACTGGTAAGATCATGGGTGAGAAGCCGATGTGGGCTGATAAGGGAGAGGCGAGCCTACTTGAGAATACTCGTGAAGTTTATCCTAACCTTTATGTGGCTGGTATGGCGAGTAATGCTGTTCATGGTTCGTATAGGATGGGACCAATCTTTGGGGGTATGCTACTTTCCGGTAAAAGGGTGGCTGACCTCATCATGGAAAAATTGAGATGA
- a CDS encoding GTP-binding protein yields the protein MDIEEKIKEIEDEIRKTPYNKATAHHIGKLKAKLSRLREEAASRTARKGRGFHVKKSGDATIVLVGFPSVGKSTLLNIITNAQAKVGEYQFTTLDVIPAIMEYKGARIQVLDIPGIIPGASKGKGRGREVLSVARNADLIVMIIDILDPKQRNIVLKELRNVGIRPDEKPPDIKVKRKKRGGIQVSATIQATHLNEQIIRSILNEYGIHNAEVILRDDVTIDQFIDVIEGNRVYIPTLTIFNKMDLVDEEYVERIQAEVPGSVFISAKEKINIDEVKEKIFEKLNLIRVYLKPQHGEPDYDEPLIIKKRSTVKDVCGKLHRDFIKKFRYARVWGNSVKFQGQKVGMDHILEDGDLITIITRR from the coding sequence ATGGACATAGAAGAAAAAATAAAAGAAATTGAGGATGAGATCAGGAAAACACCATACAATAAGGCCACTGCACATCATATAGGTAAATTGAAGGCTAAATTATCTAGGTTGAGGGAGGAGGCCGCTTCAAGGACCGCGAGGAAAGGTAGGGGTTTCCATGTTAAGAAGTCGGGTGATGCTACTATAGTTCTTGTAGGTTTTCCTTCGGTGGGTAAATCCACTTTACTCAATATTATAACAAATGCCCAGGCAAAGGTTGGAGAATACCAATTCACCACATTAGATGTCATACCAGCCATCATGGAATATAAAGGTGCCAGGATCCAAGTATTAGACATACCAGGGATAATACCAGGAGCTTCAAAAGGTAAAGGCAGGGGAAGGGAAGTATTGTCAGTTGCAAGAAACGCAGACCTTATAGTAATGATAATAGACATTCTAGACCCCAAACAAAGGAATATTGTACTAAAAGAGTTGAGGAATGTTGGTATAAGACCTGATGAAAAACCTCCAGACATTAAAGTGAAAAGGAAAAAAAGGGGTGGCATCCAAGTTTCAGCCACAATACAAGCAACTCATCTTAACGAACAAATAATAAGATCCATACTCAATGAATATGGGATACACAATGCTGAGGTTATTTTGAGGGATGATGTTACCATAGATCAGTTCATAGATGTCATAGAAGGTAACAGGGTATACATACCCACTTTAACAATCTTTAATAAAATGGATCTTGTAGATGAAGAATATGTGGAGAGGATCCAAGCGGAGGTGCCGGGATCCGTTTTTATATCTGCCAAAGAGAAGATTAATATCGATGAAGTTAAAGAGAAGATATTTGAAAAACTCAACCTTATAAGGGTTTACCTGAAACCTCAACATGGCGAACCAGACTATGATGAGCCACTCATAATCAAGAAAAGATCAACAGTAAAGGATGTATGTGGAAAACTCCATAGGGATTTCATAAAGAAATTCCGCTATGCAAGAGTATGGGGCAATTCTGTGAAATTCCAAGGCCAAAAGGTTGGAATGGACCATATCCTAGAAGATGGAGATCTGATAACCATAATAACAAGAAGATAA
- a CDS encoding CBS domain-containing protein, with amino-acid sequence MKVKDVMVKDVETLDINSNLEDVLRNFVEKGHGSAVVTKDNVKVGIVTTWDVLEAIAEGDDLSEVKVWEVMERDLVTISPEASIREAANKMVTNVVWRLLVEEDDKIIGMISATDILKAKMAKRY; translated from the coding sequence ATGAAAGTGAAGGATGTTATGGTTAAAGATGTGGAAACACTTGATATTAACAGTAATCTTGAGGATGTTTTAAGGAATTTTGTGGAAAAGGGACATGGTAGCGCTGTAGTGACAAAGGATAACGTGAAGGTTGGGATAGTAACGACATGGGATGTTCTTGAGGCCATCGCCGAGGGTGACGACTTAAGTGAAGTGAAAGTATGGGAGGTTATGGAAAGAGATCTTGTTACAATATCTCCCGAGGCAAGTATCAGGGAAGCAGCAAATAAGATGGTTACCAATGTAGTCTGGAGGCTCCTAGTAGAAGAGGACGATAAGATTATCGGAATGATAAGTGCTACTGACATTCTAAAGGCTAAAATGGCGAAGAGATATTAA
- a CDS encoding STT3 domain-containing protein, which produces MKLEKIKPLIIITVLFLLAFAIRAEAYNIGGVPKDSKQFYKDQNGLPYFSEMDSYYNYRLTMNYLNKGILGDTKVNGQEWDLHSYYPPGRPVDYPPLIVYVTSFAYRLANMFGDYSLTVVAYWIGAIIGSLCVIPAYLFTRKISNDYGGVAAAILIGLTPVYVSHTYAGFFDTDMFNMILPLLFIWFFIESINSDNLKRRLAFVLAAIISLLLFSMAWVGYIFYIAVIGVFTIVYFFLKHLMGVERETYKSKIEWLINQRELSMFLLLIIIGGFLFGLLKGFPALINSISLLVSGVQLQATAQTTNYPNVYVSVSELQVPTFTEGNPLLPNQVSVLGGVGGLLPFLCGLLGVGALIWRIISLEAPRVEVKKKGKRAGKKSKFIKYQNIPNLGKKKKEYLSYLSLMLAWFLLTGYAVTKGFRFVSLFAMPLGISAGIFTGYFVEYLKDNLKSTTSIAIVAFIAGILIIYPFKVSVLAKILAGMIAITLVLSIKNEKFRATSMMILVTLAIVSAPISGAHALTSSVVPGTDDGMWNSLTWIKNNTSKDTVVMSWWDFGHLFAVAADRPVTFDGGSQNSPRAFWIGKALLTDNESLSLGILTMLSTSGDMAYNTLDNYTHNTSLSVKILTETLGVPKDEAREIMINKYKLTADQADNVLRYSHPDKKKPFALILSSDMLAKAAWWSYFGSWNFDKKEGEHSAYYTSLAASKPEVTGDNVTRIVTVNDPSGMVGVLIEKKANETNATIVVVGANGTSEKIKPHKLIFIEGNQLVKNEIVDKNSPFGLLVIGSEGSYMSVIMDKKLEDSMFTKLFLLGGFNQTSFKLLHQEPGVLVWTRA; this is translated from the coding sequence ATGAAACTAGAGAAGATCAAACCCTTGATAATCATCACAGTTTTATTCCTATTGGCATTCGCTATCAGAGCGGAAGCCTATAATATTGGTGGAGTCCCAAAGGACTCTAAACAATTCTACAAGGATCAGAATGGTCTTCCCTATTTCAGTGAAATGGACTCCTATTACAATTATAGGCTGACAATGAATTACTTAAATAAGGGCATTTTAGGCGATACAAAAGTTAATGGGCAAGAATGGGATCTACATTCATATTATCCCCCAGGTAGGCCCGTGGATTACCCCCCACTTATAGTATATGTTACAAGTTTTGCTTATCGTCTTGCTAACATGTTTGGTGATTATTCCCTCACTGTTGTTGCTTATTGGATAGGGGCTATCATAGGCTCGTTATGTGTAATACCGGCCTATCTTTTCACAAGGAAGATAAGCAATGATTATGGTGGTGTGGCCGCGGCGATATTAATAGGACTTACACCAGTATATGTATCACATACTTATGCTGGCTTCTTTGACACTGACATGTTTAACATGATCTTACCATTATTATTTATATGGTTTTTTATTGAGAGTATAAACTCTGATAATCTTAAAAGGAGATTAGCATTCGTATTAGCGGCTATCATATCACTCTTGCTCTTTTCAATGGCATGGGTAGGCTATATATTCTATATTGCGGTTATAGGAGTTTTCACAATAGTCTATTTCTTTTTAAAGCATTTGATGGGCGTGGAAAGGGAAACTTATAAGAGTAAAATTGAATGGCTAATTAATCAAAGGGAACTTTCAATGTTCCTACTCCTCATAATCATAGGAGGGTTCCTCTTCGGACTCTTGAAAGGATTCCCAGCACTCATAAATTCAATTTCTTTACTGGTTTCAGGTGTGCAGTTGCAAGCCACGGCCCAGACCACCAATTATCCTAATGTTTATGTTTCGGTTTCCGAGTTACAAGTGCCAACTTTCACAGAGGGTAATCCGCTCTTACCCAACCAAGTATCAGTACTCGGGGGTGTTGGCGGACTATTACCCTTCCTCTGCGGATTACTTGGTGTGGGGGCGCTTATATGGAGAATAATATCATTAGAAGCGCCTAGAGTAGAAGTGAAAAAGAAGGGTAAACGTGCCGGTAAGAAGAGCAAATTCATTAAATATCAGAATATCCCCAACCTAGGGAAGAAGAAAAAAGAATACCTATCATACTTATCATTAATGTTAGCATGGTTCCTATTAACCGGATACGCAGTTACAAAAGGTTTCAGGTTTGTGTCATTATTCGCCATGCCACTAGGGATATCTGCAGGGATATTCACAGGATACTTTGTAGAGTATCTTAAAGATAATCTTAAAAGCACGACATCTATTGCTATCGTGGCATTCATAGCAGGAATACTTATAATCTACCCCTTCAAAGTTTCCGTGCTAGCTAAAATATTAGCAGGGATGATAGCAATAACCCTAGTATTATCGATAAAAAACGAAAAATTCAGGGCTACTTCTATGATGATACTTGTAACATTAGCTATAGTCTCTGCACCTATAAGCGGAGCTCATGCACTAACTTCATCGGTAGTCCCTGGGACAGATGATGGAATGTGGAATTCCCTAACATGGATAAAGAATAATACAAGTAAAGATACTGTGGTGATGTCTTGGTGGGACTTTGGACACCTTTTTGCAGTGGCTGCTGACAGGCCAGTGACATTCGATGGGGGTTCTCAGAATAGTCCAAGAGCATTCTGGATCGGTAAGGCCCTCTTAACTGATAATGAGTCATTATCACTTGGCATACTTACAATGTTGTCAACAAGTGGTGACATGGCATATAATACACTTGATAATTATACCCATAATACTTCATTGTCTGTTAAGATACTCACAGAGACCTTAGGAGTCCCCAAGGATGAAGCCAGAGAAATTATGATAAACAAGTATAAGTTAACAGCAGATCAGGCCGATAATGTGTTAAGGTATTCCCATCCTGATAAGAAAAAGCCTTTTGCCTTAATATTAAGTTCTGACATGTTGGCAAAGGCTGCATGGTGGAGCTACTTCGGAAGTTGGAACTTTGATAAAAAGGAGGGTGAGCATTCTGCTTATTATACTTCATTGGCGGCTTCGAAACCTGAAGTGACCGGTGATAATGTGACGAGGATTGTTACCGTGAATGATCCCTCAGGTATGGTAGGAGTCCTCATAGAGAAGAAGGCTAATGAAACTAATGCAACCATAGTAGTAGTTGGGGCTAATGGCACGTCCGAAAAGATAAAACCCCACAAGTTAATATTCATTGAGGGTAATCAACTAGTTAAAAATGAGATAGTAGATAAGAATAGTCCTTTTGGTTTGCTTGTGATAGGGAGTGAAGGTTCATATATGAGTGTTATAATGGATAAGAAACTTGAAGATTCCATGTTCACAAAACTTTTCCTCTTAGGCGGTTTTAACCAGACATCCTTCAAGTTACTCCATCAAGAACCTGGAGTTCTTGTATGGACGAGGGCTTAA
- the topA gene encoding DNA topoisomerase I has product MDEVIICEKPRSSEKIAKALFPNAKKKKYKKTYYWEHQEEDKRTIIIPAVGHLYTLKPKNPNDELFFDLEWAPVPEVDKKKRYIQDYIDAIDSLAKNADRYFHACDYDIEGTLIGYNVLKHLCGDEALQKTVRMKFSTLTRDDIIKAYKNPIELDYGQVDSGIARHVLDFIFGVNISRSLMKSVKESTNRFIKLSAGRVQTPALSILVDREKAIRNFKPEPYWIIKAILENDIIALNQRGRIFQKNKVESILRECQGKDAIVEEVKINKINRMPPPPFNLGGLQAEAYRIFGLSPKKTQSVAQNLYLEGYISYPRTSSQKLPETIQYEKILKGLSKDPRFKEKIKNLKKPLKPHEGKKEDEAHPAIHPTGLLPERLGKYEEKVYELIVYRFISAFGEKAIIESINAKLNIGGEIFKFSRKRVAKKGWMEQYPYQKIENERFPELKEREKIPVKEIIAEEKETKPPARYNEASLIKEMEKRGLGTKSTRADIISILYDRKYIEGKKIQVTPLGENIIDTLKKYCEKITSEELTRQFEKELKKIMKGKTSKDKIIKKAKEEIISIIEEIEKNKEEIGKHLYKAYQKGRIIGECPECGGNLLIKYSDKTKSSFVGCSRFPECKIVYPLPKGARILKSKCEKCGLPLISYGRPRQRACLDPHCGKTKKDKMEVVGKCPKCGNDLVKRSGRYGEFIGCKGFPKCRFTASVQEVIEKG; this is encoded by the coding sequence ATGGATGAAGTCATAATATGCGAAAAACCACGCTCATCAGAAAAAATAGCCAAAGCACTATTCCCAAATGCAAAAAAGAAAAAATATAAAAAAACATACTACTGGGAACATCAAGAAGAAGATAAAAGAACCATAATAATACCGGCAGTAGGCCACCTTTACACCCTAAAGCCGAAAAATCCAAATGATGAACTTTTTTTCGACCTTGAATGGGCTCCTGTACCCGAAGTTGATAAAAAGAAACGTTATATCCAAGATTACATAGATGCCATTGATAGTTTGGCTAAAAATGCGGATAGATATTTCCATGCTTGTGATTATGACATAGAGGGGACTCTCATAGGCTACAATGTCCTCAAACACCTCTGTGGGGATGAAGCCCTCCAGAAGACCGTGAGGATGAAATTCTCCACACTAACAAGGGATGATATCATAAAAGCTTATAAGAACCCTATAGAACTTGATTATGGCCAGGTAGACAGTGGAATAGCTAGGCACGTGTTAGATTTCATCTTCGGAGTTAACATTTCACGTTCATTGATGAAATCAGTTAAAGAATCAACTAACAGGTTCATAAAACTTTCAGCAGGGAGAGTTCAAACCCCAGCCCTTTCGATATTGGTAGACAGGGAAAAAGCCATCCGGAACTTCAAACCAGAACCTTACTGGATCATAAAAGCCATTCTAGAAAATGATATAATAGCATTAAACCAGAGGGGTAGGATATTCCAGAAAAATAAAGTTGAAAGTATACTAAGAGAATGCCAGGGGAAAGATGCCATTGTAGAAGAGGTTAAAATAAACAAGATAAATAGGATGCCCCCTCCACCTTTCAATCTTGGGGGTCTTCAAGCCGAAGCATACAGGATATTCGGTTTAAGCCCTAAAAAGACACAGAGTGTCGCCCAGAACCTTTACCTTGAAGGTTATATATCATATCCAAGGACGTCATCTCAGAAACTTCCAGAAACTATACAATATGAGAAAATCCTCAAAGGACTTTCAAAGGATCCGAGATTTAAAGAAAAAATAAAAAATTTGAAAAAGCCGTTAAAACCGCATGAGGGCAAAAAAGAGGATGAAGCACATCCAGCAATCCACCCTACAGGACTACTACCCGAAAGGCTGGGAAAATATGAAGAAAAGGTTTATGAATTGATAGTATACAGGTTCATAAGCGCATTCGGTGAAAAAGCCATCATTGAGTCAATAAATGCAAAATTAAATATAGGCGGGGAAATTTTTAAATTTTCGAGAAAAAGGGTTGCGAAGAAAGGTTGGATGGAACAATACCCTTACCAGAAAATAGAAAATGAAAGATTCCCAGAATTAAAAGAAAGAGAAAAAATCCCCGTCAAGGAAATAATAGCAGAAGAAAAAGAGACAAAGCCGCCAGCAAGATACAATGAAGCATCGCTCATAAAAGAGATGGAAAAGAGGGGTCTTGGAACTAAATCAACAAGAGCGGATATAATCTCAATACTCTATGATCGAAAATACATCGAAGGAAAAAAAATACAGGTAACACCACTCGGAGAGAATATAATAGACACCCTTAAAAAATACTGTGAAAAGATAACCAGCGAAGAACTCACGAGACAATTCGAAAAAGAACTCAAAAAGATAATGAAAGGAAAAACATCAAAGGATAAAATCATCAAAAAAGCCAAAGAAGAGATCATATCAATAATAGAAGAGATAGAAAAGAACAAAGAGGAAATAGGAAAACACCTTTACAAGGCTTACCAAAAAGGACGTATAATAGGAGAATGTCCAGAATGCGGAGGTAACCTACTAATAAAGTATTCAGATAAGACTAAGAGCAGTTTTGTCGGCTGTTCAAGGTTCCCAGAATGTAAAATAGTATATCCACTACCAAAAGGTGCTCGTATATTAAAAAGCAAATGTGAAAAATGTGGCCTCCCATTAATATCTTATGGCCGGCCCCGGCAGAGAGCATGCCTAGACCCCCATTGCGGTAAAACTAAAAAAGATAAGATGGAAGTTGTGGGGAAATGTCCAAAATGTGGAAACGACCTTGTGAAACGTTCAGGAAGATATGGTGAATTTATAGGTTGCAAAGGATTCCCAAAGTGTCGTTTCACAGCTTCAGTACAAGAAGTTATAGAAAAAGGATAA